From one Trueperella pyogenes genomic stretch:
- a CDS encoding anchored repeat-type ABC transporter permease subunit, producing the protein MSFIEFLADLANPQLAFLQRALIVAVLSAIICGAVGVHTVLRGMSFIGDALAHAVFPGIAVAFAMGGSVLLGGALAGVIVTLLIAIFTQNRKIGEDSVIGIFFAAAFALGLVIMARISTYTGSLESILFGSLTGVQPADLVTIAIGTALILGALALSHKKLVLVSLDRAYAQSLGVRAGIMDVVLYLTIAAAVVMSVQIVGNILVLALLIAPAATARLLTDRLLPMMLIAPAIGSVGAFLGIWASWVWDLPTGAAIVLILATFFAVVWLAKATRSALRRQA; encoded by the coding sequence ATGAGCTTTATCGAATTTCTCGCCGACCTCGCCAATCCACAGCTCGCTTTCCTGCAGCGCGCCCTGATTGTGGCTGTCCTGTCGGCCATCATCTGCGGCGCCGTCGGCGTCCACACCGTCCTGCGCGGCATGAGTTTCATTGGCGACGCGCTCGCCCATGCCGTATTTCCCGGCATCGCAGTTGCCTTCGCCATGGGCGGCTCGGTGCTACTGGGCGGCGCGCTCGCCGGCGTCATCGTCACGTTGTTGATCGCGATCTTCACCCAGAACCGAAAAATTGGCGAGGACTCAGTTATCGGCATCTTCTTCGCCGCAGCTTTCGCCCTCGGTTTAGTGATCATGGCGCGAATCTCCACCTATACCGGCTCGCTCGAATCGATCCTCTTCGGCTCATTGACGGGCGTCCAGCCCGCCGATCTCGTCACTATTGCTATTGGCACCGCACTCATTCTCGGGGCGCTTGCGCTTTCACATAAAAAGCTCGTGTTGGTATCCCTGGACCGCGCCTATGCCCAGTCCTTAGGCGTCCGAGCCGGGATCATGGACGTTGTGCTGTACTTGACGATCGCGGCGGCCGTCGTCATGAGCGTTCAGATCGTTGGAAACATCCTGGTCTTAGCGTTGCTGATCGCGCCCGCTGCCACGGCTCGCCTTCTCACCGACCGGCTCTTACCTATGATGCTCATTGCGCCCGCGATCGGGAGCGTTGGCGCGTTTCTCGGCATCTGGGCGTCATGGGTGTGGGATCTGCCCACCGGGGCTGCCATCGTCCTCATCCTCGCGACTTTCTTCGCGGTGGTGTGGCTGGCAAAAGCAACGCGTTCGGCCCTGCGGCGACAAGCCTAA